The Fibrobacter sp. genome includes a window with the following:
- a CDS encoding MFS transporter, whose amino-acid sequence MSNENVTIKTADKKPALWTRNFVTVAAANFLLFFSFYQLLPILPLYIIEKFQTDNATAGFIISLYTIGALACRPFAGFLVDTLSRKPLYFWTFFAFTACFLGYKTVAFLPILAAVRFAHGLFFGISSTASNTVAIDALPASRRGEGIGYFGISVNLAFATGPMTGMFLYEAFGDTIVFIISIALCVIGLVLVQTLNVPRKEKKPHAPLSLDRFFLTRAVPQFANFIFVGFAYGPVTNYIALYAQELGIGGSGWFYALIAAGLILNRVMTGRLIDKGYLIHLVGTGMTLNVVAYFILAFSHSPITFFVAAFLIGTSLGLIFPGYQTMCVNLARHDQRGTANSTYLSGWDIGIGAGILAGGSMAGHFGNHQPVFLACAVALVIADILYFSWTSRHYLKNKLEG is encoded by the coding sequence ATGTCTAACGAAAATGTGACAATCAAAACAGCCGACAAGAAGCCCGCGCTCTGGACCCGGAACTTCGTGACGGTGGCCGCCGCGAACTTTTTGCTGTTCTTCAGTTTTTACCAGCTGTTGCCGATTCTGCCTCTCTACATTATCGAAAAATTCCAGACCGACAACGCCACCGCAGGTTTCATCATCTCCCTTTACACCATCGGGGCTTTGGCCTGCAGGCCCTTCGCCGGATTTTTGGTGGATACCCTCAGCCGTAAGCCTCTGTACTTTTGGACATTCTTCGCCTTTACCGCGTGCTTTCTGGGCTACAAGACGGTGGCCTTCTTGCCCATCCTTGCCGCTGTGCGTTTTGCCCACGGACTTTTCTTCGGGATTTCCAGCACGGCGAGCAACACCGTGGCTATCGACGCCCTGCCCGCAAGCCGTCGCGGTGAAGGTATCGGCTACTTCGGCATCAGCGTGAACCTGGCTTTCGCCACAGGCCCCATGACCGGCATGTTCCTGTACGAAGCATTCGGTGATACCATCGTGTTTATCATTTCCATCGCATTGTGCGTCATCGGCCTTGTCCTGGTGCAGACTTTAAACGTTCCCCGCAAGGAGAAAAAGCCCCACGCGCCCCTTTCGCTGGACCGGTTTTTCTTGACCCGCGCCGTCCCGCAGTTTGCAAACTTTATCTTCGTGGGTTTTGCCTACGGGCCCGTGACCAACTACATCGCACTCTACGCCCAGGAGCTGGGCATCGGCGGCTCCGGCTGGTTCTACGCCCTGATTGCGGCGGGCCTTATTTTGAACCGGGTGATGACGGGGCGGCTCATCGACAAGGGCTACCTGATTCACCTGGTGGGTACGGGCATGACCCTGAACGTGGTGGCCTACTTTATCTTGGCCTTTAGCCACTCCCCCATCACCTTCTTTGTGGCGGCATTCCTGATTGGCACAAGCCTCGGGCTTATATTCCCGGGGTATCAGACCATGTGCGTGAACCTGGCACGCCACGACCAGCGGGGTACCGCCAACAGCACCTACCTCTCCGGCTGGGATATCGGCATTGGGGCAGGTATTTTGGCGGGTGGCTCCATGGCGGGACATTTCGGCAACCACCAGCCCGTATTCTTGGCCTGCGCCGTGGCGCTGGTGATTGCGGACATACTCTACTTCTCCTGGACTTCAAGGCATTACTTGAAGAACAAGCTAGAAGGGTAA
- a CDS encoding class I SAM-dependent RNA methyltransferase: MLFEQTIAHQIPNYTREADSLRGESLAMLDYKDELRIKDAAIREFWDVNRLAGNPQKVVASPMPRGYRTTSKRRVHMEPGNLQFDRQNSLLEPDEHNRIYDFLFEKLITPAYKPLAYALNWIIIRGTYQYRVVIFNIKKIDASIVRKLKLIADALQKSPFHVTAAHAYVDTTESDYYLESKRPTEGLNFKQLYGPRELSLPLGKFSLRYPVTGFSQINESQIHNLIKAASRLLSLGKEDHFLDLYCGYGLFSFALGEAAKDVLGVEWEGPSIDCAKASARHLKKPYRFIAGKIDEEFVQTRLPRPVPNEPEKILLDPPRKGCEPGVIHALAMRKPLRIAHVFCGTDEIPASIKEWERYGYRVREVQPLDLFPGTPHLETIIMLERK, from the coding sequence ATGCTATTCGAACAAACCATTGCCCACCAGATTCCGAACTACACCCGCGAAGCCGATTCCCTCCGCGGGGAATCCCTTGCCATGCTGGATTACAAGGACGAGCTCCGCATCAAGGATGCCGCCATCCGGGAATTCTGGGACGTGAACCGCCTGGCCGGCAACCCCCAGAAGGTGGTGGCCAGCCCCATGCCCCGCGGTTACCGCACCACCAGCAAGAGGCGCGTGCACATGGAACCGGGCAACCTGCAGTTCGACCGTCAGAATTCCCTGCTGGAGCCCGACGAACACAACCGTATCTACGACTTTCTGTTCGAAAAGTTGATTACGCCGGCCTACAAGCCCCTGGCCTACGCCCTGAACTGGATTATCATTCGCGGCACCTACCAGTACCGGGTGGTGATTTTCAACATCAAGAAGATTGACGCCAGCATCGTGCGCAAGCTGAAGCTGATTGCCGACGCCCTGCAAAAATCGCCTTTCCACGTGACGGCGGCACACGCCTACGTAGATACCACCGAATCGGATTACTACCTGGAATCCAAACGCCCTACCGAAGGCCTGAACTTCAAGCAGCTTTACGGCCCGCGGGAACTTTCGCTCCCTCTCGGCAAGTTCAGCCTCCGCTACCCCGTGACCGGTTTCAGCCAGATTAACGAAAGCCAGATACACAACCTCATCAAGGCGGCGAGCCGCCTGCTCAGCCTCGGTAAAGAAGACCACTTTCTGGACCTGTACTGCGGTTACGGCCTGTTCAGCTTTGCCCTGGGCGAAGCCGCCAAGGACGTTTTGGGAGTGGAATGGGAAGGCCCTTCCATCGACTGCGCGAAGGCCTCGGCCAGGCACCTCAAAAAACCGTACCGTTTTATCGCCGGAAAGATTGACGAAGAATTTGTGCAGACAAGGCTTCCGCGACCCGTGCCGAACGAACCCGAAAAAATCCTGCTGGACCCGCCCCGAAAGGGCTGCGAACCGGGCGTAATCCACGCCCTTGCCATGCGAAAGCCCCTACGCATCGCCCACGTGTTCTGCGGCACCGACGAGATTCCCGCCTCCATCAAAGAATGGGAACGCTACGGCTACCGCGTGCGTGAAGTGCAGCCCCTGGACCTGTTCCCCGGAACGCCGCACCTGGAAACCATCATAATGCTGGAACGAAAGTAG
- a CDS encoding NUDIX hydrolase, with the protein MKPWKLLKTEYLVDAPWLKVAKETCELPNGKVIDDFYTLWQPDWVLILARTAQGKWVMTEQYRHGTGKIALEFPAGIIDKGETPEQAALRELQEECGYVLDESRSPVKPGMTKCGAKNENKSVSDCHEASLLAMTKFIGTFPVNPDRHRGVFHVVFIDGVVKGGNTHFDSTEEIESLELSDQELQAKMADGTFCHPLQKAGYLKYRLIKK; encoded by the coding sequence ATGAAACCCTGGAAACTGCTCAAGACAGAATACCTGGTAGACGCCCCCTGGCTGAAAGTGGCCAAGGAGACCTGCGAACTGCCGAACGGAAAGGTCATTGACGATTTTTACACGCTTTGGCAGCCGGACTGGGTGCTGATTCTCGCCCGTACCGCCCAGGGCAAGTGGGTTATGACGGAACAATACCGCCACGGCACCGGAAAAATCGCCCTGGAGTTCCCTGCAGGAATCATCGACAAGGGCGAAACGCCGGAGCAGGCCGCCCTCCGGGAACTGCAGGAAGAATGCGGGTATGTGTTAGATGAGAGCAGATCCCCGGTCAAGCCGGGGATGACAAAGTGTGGCGCCAAAAACGAAAATAAGTCAGTCAGTGATTGCCACGAGGCTTCGCTTCTCGCAATGACAAAGTTCATCGGCACTTTCCCGGTGAACCCGGACAGACATCGCGGTGTATTTCACGTGGTGTTCATCGATGGAGTGGTCAAGGGCGGAAACACCCACTTTGACAGCACCGAAGAAATCGAATCTCTGGAACTTTCCGACCAGGAACTGCAGGCGAAAATGGCCGACGGCACCTTCTGCCACCCGCTACAGAAGGCGGGTTATTTGAAATACAGACTAATCAAAAAATAA